The Dehalobacter sp. 12DCB1 genome window below encodes:
- a CDS encoding YlmC/YmxH family sporulation protein, whose amino-acid sequence MLLSELSGKEIINLHDGAKLGSIGESDIKISPEGKIEAIIIDSRAGYGRFFNKNSEKESGYVVVPWKAIKKVGSEVIIVDIDM is encoded by the coding sequence ATGCTTTTAAGTGAACTGTCAGGAAAAGAAATTATCAATCTTCATGATGGCGCGAAGCTCGGTTCAATTGGCGAGAGTGATATAAAAATTAGCCCCGAAGGAAAAATTGAGGCAATTATCATTGATTCAAGAGCGGGGTACGGAAGGTTTTTTAATAAAAACAGTGAAAAAGAAAGCGGGTACGTGGTCGTCCCCTGGAAAGCCATCAAAAAAGTAGGCAGCGAAGTGATTATCGTAGATATCGATATGTAG